TCGATCCGGAAGCCTTCTTCCTCGAACAGCTGGGCTGTCGCGCTCTGCGCCTGGCCCTCCTGCAGCAAAAGATCCAGCTTTGACAGGCACAGGTAACGCCCGCGGCCCTTGGCCAACGCGAAACTGAAATTCAGCCCGCTGTTGCGCATCAGGTCTGGCAGATCCTTGTGCACGATCTGCTCCTGCAGGGCAACCGTGGCGGTGGCGATCACCAGCCGCTTGCCAGCAGCCTTGGCGGTGGGGATCGCCGCCAGACTGTAGGCGACTGTCTTGCCTGTACCGGTGCCCGCCTCGACCGCGACGACCGCGGGCTCGCTCTCGCGGCGCCCTTCATCGTCGGTCTTGATAGTGCCGAGCACCTTGGCGACCTCGGCGATCATCAGACGCTGGCCATAGCGGGCCTTGAGCCCTTTGGCTTCGAGAAAGCGGGTGTAGGCGCCCTGGATCTGGGACTTGAGTTCGGTGCTGAGCATGGGCGCGGAGCTGTATATATTTTCAGTACTTCAATGGGGCGGCTATGATAGCGCGCGTTCGCCCTGTCGCCACCGGAGATTTGCCACATGACGTCATTTGCCCTGCTTTATACATTGCATTTACTCGCCGCAACGGTCTGGGTGGGCGGAATGTTTTTCGCCTGGATGGTCCTGCGCCCGGCGGCGGTGGCGATGCTGCAGGCACCGGAACGCTTGACATTATGGGCAGATGTTTTCCGACGTTTTTTCGTCTGGGTCTGGGTAGCGGTGCTGGTATTACCGGTGAGTGGCATCGGCATGTGGCACATGCGTTTCGGACCGCTGGAAAGCGCACCGCGCTACGTGCACATCATGGCCGGCCTGTATCTGGTGATGCTGGCGCTGTTTCTACGTATCCAGCTGCTGCAGCTGCCAGTCCTCAAGCGCGCAATCGAAGCCGGGCGGTGGCCGGACGGTGGTGCGGCGCTCGGACAGATCCGCCGACTGGTGGGCATCAACCTCGTGCTCGGCCTGCTGGTGGTCGCACTGGCCAGCGCACGGCCGCCGTTCTGACAGCTTAAAAATAAAACAGCCGGGCACAGGGCCCGGCTGGATCTGTTACCGCACTCGACTCAAGGACGTGCATCGACCTCGGCCTCTACGCGACGGTTGATCGCGCGACCTTCTTCGGTTGCGTTATCGGCCACCGGGCGCGATTCGCCGTAGCCAACCGCATTAACCCGATTACCCTCGACGCCATACTGGTCGACCAGCACCTGACGAACCGCATTGGCGCGGCGCTCGGAGAGACGCTGATTGTAGGCATCGGTACCGACGGAGTCGGTGTGGCCTTCGAGCACGGTTGTGGTCTGGCCGTATTCCTTCATGAAATCAGCCAGATTCTGGATGTCGCCATAGCTGTCCTGCTTGACCACATCACGATCGAAGTCGAACTTGACGTCCAGCTCGACGCGCACCGGCTCTGCCGCTGGCTCCGGTTCCGGCTCGGACTGAGGCATCGGCTCGACCGTCTCGACAACGGCGACGGTTTCCTCTTCCATACCGTTGGCCCAACAATAGGCTGCCGCGACACCACCGCCGATCAGCGCACCCCAACCAGCATAGGAGCTGCTCTCGATGGCCCCCAGCGCGGCACCGGTCACGCCACCCACGGCCGCACATGTCGGCCAATCCTGTTTCTGCACGCCTGCACAACCAGCCAGGAACGTGGTCATGACAATAACGGGTACTGCTGTCCGTAATGTACTCATCGATCAAAACCTCCAGTATGAACATTCAGCCAGAATCGCCACGTACGGGAATCCGGGCGGCTCCGGTTACTTTCAGACTAGGCCGACAAACGGCACCGCGCTAGTCTTCACCTTTGAAACGAGGATTCTCGATTGACCGAAAACCCTGTAGTGCACACGCCACAACAAGCGCTTGCGGCGATGCTCGATCACTATGCCCCAAGCCATCTGTTGCACGTGGGACGTAGCGATCAACCTGCCCTGGCTGCCTACGCCGAATGTCATCCGGAGTGTCAGCTAGAGCGCGCCGATGCTGCACCGCTACCAGAACAACTGGCCTCGCGGCGCTACGATCTGGCCCTGTTCGTCGACTGCCTGGAGCACTTGCCCAAGCGTAACGGCCTGGAGCTGCTCGGCAGCGTTCGCAATCTGAATGCCAGCCGGATGGCGGTACTCGTGGATCTCGACGCATGCGAATGGCAGACAACAGACTTCTACGCACTGGCCCTGCAAGTCAGCGAGCGCTTCCAGCGCGACGGACAGACCTTGACGCTCTTCACCTACGACCTGCTCCAATACAAGCAGGTTCCGGACTG
This DNA window, taken from Pseudomonas sp. FeN3W, encodes the following:
- a CDS encoding DUF6231 family protein, encoding MLDHYAPSHLLHVGRSDQPALAAYAECHPECQLERADAAPLPEQLASRRYDLALFVDCLEHLPKRNGLELLGSVRNLNASRMAVLVDLDACEWQTTDFYALALQVSERFQRDGQTLTLFTYDLLQYKQVPDWLNARFWANPENFGKYWW
- a CDS encoding CopD family protein encodes the protein MTSFALLYTLHLLAATVWVGGMFFAWMVLRPAAVAMLQAPERLTLWADVFRRFFVWVWVAVLVLPVSGIGMWHMRFGPLESAPRYVHIMAGLYLVMLALFLRIQLLQLPVLKRAIEAGRWPDGGAALGQIRRLVGINLVLGLLVVALASARPPF